From the Musa acuminata AAA Group cultivar baxijiao chromosome BXJ1-2, Cavendish_Baxijiao_AAA, whole genome shotgun sequence genome, one window contains:
- the LOC135604985 gene encoding spindle pole body component 110-like isoform X2, protein MEGDREEQEQSRLQAAIPSDSGWLDEIPQSGPGTMMVSLGPVDAGRPTARSEKVAVVGGTCNWVNPVYETVKLVRNPTTGKMDDKVYRFLLSATGSSKAGVLGDVTVNLADYAAVFNAASVSLPLKASNTGTILHITIQRIQGDGKAREGNEDGEAMIKRQTRASQSELKLCDFKEGVKAPNDMDCFSFMSDGSYVNTQSQVKFPSSRDIPIRVDSHGSLQKSHSFDTISASDSDTSSGIYATRDNWIKHNNTQRDPTSFFSPLISSDTPKRLITSSGDWSRTSAPDGNADASTRSSGDVVLNETSCDSEDSLKKLRYDIVMLTRKVELSDLELQILRKQITKECKRGEDLSRELSSLKEERDALKRECESLKLSEKPIKFEGNIPTGSQHDGDDLHSLLEKTKQELDHEKNLNVHLRLQLKMMQGSELILAVKDLDTLLEQRNREPLCMKCSKMYLKTETGDELEAMKLENGLPQLKKYECEQKLDKKVAQNDNEEQYALDELVNIHDDMKVAYSLENKIVDLNNEVEFYMKDHEDLEMQMEQLALDYEILKQENHDITTKLEQIQLREQLRMQYECSTHVAIISDLESHVECLEKELHKQAESFGADIATITDAKVEQEKRAILAEEALREAKWSNSKIVKRLQEEFRSLSAHMSSTFQANEKIVKHVLKETAELRSEKSSLEDLLEKTKKDLVSVQEQFRMKFKQLVDLLYFKSKEADRLLLELKDTQRELENYKMSGVANQKNFVEEMQLKSEMEKVILEKSLLSEQNKEKEELLVEMDLSRTATEVGEISLQDKNLEIDILKKEIAVLRKEGNISLEEMNELRNIKDEKDTTISVLKSEVANPGVQYSNLKHTLNKNELEKKDLRRSFSNLKGGLLEEQLTTSSDEKNGDNHTASISNDDEHFHQSLRYGSKDDVKCSRDYLQQSEDETHTHDIDSKDNKLRVRYTGNDLDEVHKVFIS, encoded by the exons ATGGAGGGCGACCgagaagaacaagaacaaagCCGTCTTCAAGCTGCAATTCCAAGCGACTCAGGTTGGCTGGATGAA ATACCGCAGTCAGGACCGGGAACGATGATGGTCAGCCTGGGTCCGGTGGACGCTGGCAGACCGACGGCGAGATCGGAGAAGGTGGCGGTCGTCGGCGGCACCTGCAACTGGGTGAATCCGGTTTACGAGACGGTGAAGCTTGTCCGAAATCCAACCACTGGAAAGATGGATGACAAAGTCTACAGATTTCTCCTTTCAGCTACC GGATCAAGCAAAGCTGGGGTTTTGGGAGATGTCACTGTTAACCTGGCAGACTATGCTGCGGTGTTCAATGCTGCCTCGGTTTCTCTCCCTCTCAAGGCATCAAACACAGGAACAATCTTGCAT ATTACCATTCAGAGAATCCAGGGTGATGGTAAGGCAAG AGAAGGTAATGAAGATGGAGAAGCGATGATTAAGCGACAAACAAGAGCATCACAGAGCGAGTTAAAGCTGTGTGATTTTAAGGAAGGTGTCAAAGCTCCCAATGACATGGACTGCTTCAGCTTTATGAgt GATGGTTCATATGTTAACACTCAGTCACAAGTCAAGTTCCCATCAAGCAGAGACATTCCTATCCGTGTTGATTCCCATGGAAGCCTCCAAAAATCTCACAGCTTTGATACTATATCAGCATCAGATTCAGATACCAGTTCAGGAATATATGCAACAAGAGATAATTGGATCAAGCATAACAATACTCAAAGGGATCCTACTAGCTTCTTCTCACCTCTTATCAGTAGTGACACTCCTAAAAGGCTGATTACCAGTTCAGGTGACTGGTCTCGCACTTCAGCTCCTGATGGAAATGCAGATGCATCAACAAGAAGTTCAGGTGATGTTGTATTAAATGAAACATCATGTGATTCAGAGGACAGCCTTAAGAAATTAAGATATGATATTGTTATGTTGACAAGGAAGGTAGAACTGTCTGATCTGGAACTGCAGATTCTTCGAAAGCAAATTACTAAGGAGTGCAAGCGAGGAGAAGATCTTTCAAGGGAATTAAGTAGCCTAAAAGAGGAGAGAGACGCACTTAAAAGAGAATGTGAATCACTGAAGCTCTCAGAAAAGCCAATAAAATTTGAGGGAAATATTCCTACTGGCTCACAGCATGATGGAGATGATCTTCATTCATTACTTGAGAAAACAAAACAAGAATTAGATCATGAGAAAAATCTGAATGTACATCTTCGTTTGCAACTAAAAATGATGCAAGGATCTGAGTTGATACTTGCTGTAAAAGATCTTGATACACTGTTGGAGCAGAGAAATAGGGAGCCACTTTGTATGAAATGTAGCAAAATGTATCTCAAAACAGAAACTGGTGATGAACTAGAGGCCATGAAATTGGAAAATGGACTTCCACAACTAAAGAAATATGAATGTGAGCAGAAGTTGGATAAAAAAGTTGCCCAAAATGACAATGAAGAACAATATGCATTGGATGAACTAGTCAATATACATGATGATATGAAGGTTGCGTACTCACTCGAGAACAAAATCGTTGATCTTAATAATGAAGTAGAATTTTACATGAAGGACCATGAAGATCTAGAAATGCAAATGGAACAGCTTGCTTTGGACTATGAAATTTTGAAACAGGAAAACCATGACATCACGACAAAACTGGAGCAAATTCAACTGCGAGAACAACTCAGGATGCAATATGAGTGTTCAACACATGTAGCCATTATCAGTGACCTTGAATCTCATGTTGAATGCCTGGAGAAAGAACTTCACAAACAGGCTGAATCATTTGGAGCAGATATAGCAACCATCACAGATGCTAAGGTTGAGCAAGAGAAAAGGGCCATACTGGCAGAAGAGGCATTAAGAGAAGCAAAATGGAGCAATTCTAAAATTGTTAAGCGGCTTCAGGAGGAATTTAGAAGTCTTTCTGCACATATGTCATCCACATTTCAAGCAAATGAGAAGATAGTCAAACATGTACTAAAAGAAACTGCAGAGCTGCGATCAGAAAAAAGCAGCCTGGAAGATCTATTGGAGAAAACTAAAAAGGATTTGGTATCAGTGCAAGAACAATTCCGCATGAAATTTAAGCAATTAGTAGACTTATTATATTTCAAATCAAAGGAGGCAGATAGGCTACTTCTGGAACTCAAAGATACTCAAAGGGAGCTTGAGAATTATAAGATGTCTGGGGTAGCAAACCAAAAGAACTTCGTAGAAGAAATGCAACTCAAATCTGAGATGGAAAAGGTCATATTGGAGAAATCTCTTCTCTCTGAGCAgaacaaagagaaagaagaattGTTAGTTGAGATGGACCTATCAAGGACAGCAACTGAAGTCGGTGAGATATCACTGCAAGACAAAAACCTAGAAATAGATATTCTTAAGAAAGAAATAGCAGTATTAAGGAAAGAAGGAAACATATCATTGGAAGAGATGAATGAGTTGAGAAATATAAAAGATGAAAAAGATACAACTATTTCGGTGCTGAAATCTGAGGTAGCAAACCCTGGAGTGCAGTACAGTAACTTGAAGCATACCTTAAACAAAAACGAGTTAGAAAAAAAGGACCTGAGGAGATCATTTTCCAACTTGAAGGGTGGTCTTCTAGAGGAGCAACTGACTACCAGCTCAGACGAAAAAAATGGTGACAACCACACAGCTTCAATTTCAAAT GATGATGAGCACTTTCATCAGAGTTTGAGATATGGCAGCAAAGATGATGTTAAATGCAGTAGAGATTACCTGCAACAGTCAGAAGACGAAACCCACACACATGATATAGATAGCAAGGATAACAAATTACGTGTGAG GTATACAGGAAATGATTTGGATGAAgtacataaagttttcatctcctaa
- the LOC135604985 gene encoding spindle pole body component 110-like isoform X1 yields the protein MFKAARWRATEKNKNKAVFKLQFQATQIPQSGPGTMMVSLGPVDAGRPTARSEKVAVVGGTCNWVNPVYETVKLVRNPTTGKMDDKVYRFLLSATGSSKAGVLGDVTVNLADYAAVFNAASVSLPLKASNTGTILHITIQRIQGDGKAREGNEDGEAMIKRQTRASQSELKLCDFKEGVKAPNDMDCFSFMSDGSYVNTQSQVKFPSSRDIPIRVDSHGSLQKSHSFDTISASDSDTSSGIYATRDNWIKHNNTQRDPTSFFSPLISSDTPKRLITSSGDWSRTSAPDGNADASTRSSGDVVLNETSCDSEDSLKKLRYDIVMLTRKVELSDLELQILRKQITKECKRGEDLSRELSSLKEERDALKRECESLKLSEKPIKFEGNIPTGSQHDGDDLHSLLEKTKQELDHEKNLNVHLRLQLKMMQGSELILAVKDLDTLLEQRNREPLCMKCSKMYLKTETGDELEAMKLENGLPQLKKYECEQKLDKKVAQNDNEEQYALDELVNIHDDMKVAYSLENKIVDLNNEVEFYMKDHEDLEMQMEQLALDYEILKQENHDITTKLEQIQLREQLRMQYECSTHVAIISDLESHVECLEKELHKQAESFGADIATITDAKVEQEKRAILAEEALREAKWSNSKIVKRLQEEFRSLSAHMSSTFQANEKIVKHVLKETAELRSEKSSLEDLLEKTKKDLVSVQEQFRMKFKQLVDLLYFKSKEADRLLLELKDTQRELENYKMSGVANQKNFVEEMQLKSEMEKVILEKSLLSEQNKEKEELLVEMDLSRTATEVGEISLQDKNLEIDILKKEIAVLRKEGNISLEEMNELRNIKDEKDTTISVLKSEVANPGVQYSNLKHTLNKNELEKKDLRRSFSNLKGGLLEEQLTTSSDEKNGDNHTASISNDDEHFHQSLRYGSKDDVKCSRDYLQQSEDETHTHDIDSKDNKLRVRYTGNDLDEVHKVFIS from the exons ATGTTCAAGGCAGCGCGATGGAGGGCGACCgagaagaacaagaacaaagCCGTCTTCAAGCTGCAATTCCAAGCGACTCAG ATACCGCAGTCAGGACCGGGAACGATGATGGTCAGCCTGGGTCCGGTGGACGCTGGCAGACCGACGGCGAGATCGGAGAAGGTGGCGGTCGTCGGCGGCACCTGCAACTGGGTGAATCCGGTTTACGAGACGGTGAAGCTTGTCCGAAATCCAACCACTGGAAAGATGGATGACAAAGTCTACAGATTTCTCCTTTCAGCTACC GGATCAAGCAAAGCTGGGGTTTTGGGAGATGTCACTGTTAACCTGGCAGACTATGCTGCGGTGTTCAATGCTGCCTCGGTTTCTCTCCCTCTCAAGGCATCAAACACAGGAACAATCTTGCAT ATTACCATTCAGAGAATCCAGGGTGATGGTAAGGCAAG AGAAGGTAATGAAGATGGAGAAGCGATGATTAAGCGACAAACAAGAGCATCACAGAGCGAGTTAAAGCTGTGTGATTTTAAGGAAGGTGTCAAAGCTCCCAATGACATGGACTGCTTCAGCTTTATGAgt GATGGTTCATATGTTAACACTCAGTCACAAGTCAAGTTCCCATCAAGCAGAGACATTCCTATCCGTGTTGATTCCCATGGAAGCCTCCAAAAATCTCACAGCTTTGATACTATATCAGCATCAGATTCAGATACCAGTTCAGGAATATATGCAACAAGAGATAATTGGATCAAGCATAACAATACTCAAAGGGATCCTACTAGCTTCTTCTCACCTCTTATCAGTAGTGACACTCCTAAAAGGCTGATTACCAGTTCAGGTGACTGGTCTCGCACTTCAGCTCCTGATGGAAATGCAGATGCATCAACAAGAAGTTCAGGTGATGTTGTATTAAATGAAACATCATGTGATTCAGAGGACAGCCTTAAGAAATTAAGATATGATATTGTTATGTTGACAAGGAAGGTAGAACTGTCTGATCTGGAACTGCAGATTCTTCGAAAGCAAATTACTAAGGAGTGCAAGCGAGGAGAAGATCTTTCAAGGGAATTAAGTAGCCTAAAAGAGGAGAGAGACGCACTTAAAAGAGAATGTGAATCACTGAAGCTCTCAGAAAAGCCAATAAAATTTGAGGGAAATATTCCTACTGGCTCACAGCATGATGGAGATGATCTTCATTCATTACTTGAGAAAACAAAACAAGAATTAGATCATGAGAAAAATCTGAATGTACATCTTCGTTTGCAACTAAAAATGATGCAAGGATCTGAGTTGATACTTGCTGTAAAAGATCTTGATACACTGTTGGAGCAGAGAAATAGGGAGCCACTTTGTATGAAATGTAGCAAAATGTATCTCAAAACAGAAACTGGTGATGAACTAGAGGCCATGAAATTGGAAAATGGACTTCCACAACTAAAGAAATATGAATGTGAGCAGAAGTTGGATAAAAAAGTTGCCCAAAATGACAATGAAGAACAATATGCATTGGATGAACTAGTCAATATACATGATGATATGAAGGTTGCGTACTCACTCGAGAACAAAATCGTTGATCTTAATAATGAAGTAGAATTTTACATGAAGGACCATGAAGATCTAGAAATGCAAATGGAACAGCTTGCTTTGGACTATGAAATTTTGAAACAGGAAAACCATGACATCACGACAAAACTGGAGCAAATTCAACTGCGAGAACAACTCAGGATGCAATATGAGTGTTCAACACATGTAGCCATTATCAGTGACCTTGAATCTCATGTTGAATGCCTGGAGAAAGAACTTCACAAACAGGCTGAATCATTTGGAGCAGATATAGCAACCATCACAGATGCTAAGGTTGAGCAAGAGAAAAGGGCCATACTGGCAGAAGAGGCATTAAGAGAAGCAAAATGGAGCAATTCTAAAATTGTTAAGCGGCTTCAGGAGGAATTTAGAAGTCTTTCTGCACATATGTCATCCACATTTCAAGCAAATGAGAAGATAGTCAAACATGTACTAAAAGAAACTGCAGAGCTGCGATCAGAAAAAAGCAGCCTGGAAGATCTATTGGAGAAAACTAAAAAGGATTTGGTATCAGTGCAAGAACAATTCCGCATGAAATTTAAGCAATTAGTAGACTTATTATATTTCAAATCAAAGGAGGCAGATAGGCTACTTCTGGAACTCAAAGATACTCAAAGGGAGCTTGAGAATTATAAGATGTCTGGGGTAGCAAACCAAAAGAACTTCGTAGAAGAAATGCAACTCAAATCTGAGATGGAAAAGGTCATATTGGAGAAATCTCTTCTCTCTGAGCAgaacaaagagaaagaagaattGTTAGTTGAGATGGACCTATCAAGGACAGCAACTGAAGTCGGTGAGATATCACTGCAAGACAAAAACCTAGAAATAGATATTCTTAAGAAAGAAATAGCAGTATTAAGGAAAGAAGGAAACATATCATTGGAAGAGATGAATGAGTTGAGAAATATAAAAGATGAAAAAGATACAACTATTTCGGTGCTGAAATCTGAGGTAGCAAACCCTGGAGTGCAGTACAGTAACTTGAAGCATACCTTAAACAAAAACGAGTTAGAAAAAAAGGACCTGAGGAGATCATTTTCCAACTTGAAGGGTGGTCTTCTAGAGGAGCAACTGACTACCAGCTCAGACGAAAAAAATGGTGACAACCACACAGCTTCAATTTCAAAT GATGATGAGCACTTTCATCAGAGTTTGAGATATGGCAGCAAAGATGATGTTAAATGCAGTAGAGATTACCTGCAACAGTCAGAAGACGAAACCCACACACATGATATAGATAGCAAGGATAACAAATTACGTGTGAG GTATACAGGAAATGATTTGGATGAAgtacataaagttttcatctcctaa
- the LOC135612917 gene encoding actin-depolymerizing factor 1-like isoform X1, which produces MCIAKANSASGMAVSDECKLKFLELKAKRNFRFIVFKIEEKIQQVKVERLGQPGESYDDLTASLPDDDCRYAVFDFDFITDENCQKSKIFFISWSPDTSRVRNKMLYASSKDRFKRELDGIQVELQATDPSEMSIDIIKGRAL; this is translated from the exons ATGTGCATTGCCAAGGCGAATTCGGCGTCGGGAATGGCGGTGAGCGATGAGTGCAAGCTCAAGTTCTTGGAACTCAAGGCCAAGAGGAACTTCCGGTTCATCGTCTTCAAGATCGAGGAGAAGATACAGCAGGTGAAGGTGGAGAGGCTCGGCCAGCCTGGGGAGAGCTACGACGACTTGACGGCATCCCTGCCGGACGACGATTGCCGCTACGCCGTCTTCGACTTCGACTTCATCACCGACGAGAACTGCCAAAAGAGCAAGATCTTCTTCATTTCCTG GTCTCCTGATACCTCGAGGGTGAGGAACAAGATGCTGTATGCCAGTTCCAAGGACAGATTCAAGAGGGAGCTTGATGGCATTCAAGTGGAGCTACAGGCAACCGATCCCAGTGAGATGAGCATCGACATCATAAAAGGAAGAGCTCTATAA
- the LOC103975793 gene encoding CBS domain-containing protein CBSX3, mitochondrial, giving the protein MQGVVKAIQAHGNRLKHAVLQHLRFTDGFYWPNIVTRFETAISTPRIPHKGLENITVYELLKAKGEEEKEAVYWCRTSDTVYDAVQNMTQHNIGALVVIKPEDEKLLAGIVTERDYLRKIIVQGKSSTSTRVGEIMTDENKLISVTSDTNILKAMQLMIDHHIRHMPVIDKKVVGMISIVDVVRTIVEQQQAEVKHLNEYIKGNY; this is encoded by the exons ATGCAAGGAGTAGTTAAAGCAATACAGGCCCATGGAAACCGGCTCAAACATGCAGTTCTACAGCACCTCAGATTCACGGATGGCTTTTACTGGCCTAACATAGTCACACGTTTTGAGACTGCTATTTCAACTCCTAGAATACCACATAAAGGATTGGAGAACATAACAGTATATGAGCTTCTGAAAgcaaagggagaagaagaaaaagaagcagtATATTGGTGTCGCACGAGTGATACAGTCTATGATGCAGTACAGAAC ATGACACAACACAATATTGGAGCCTTGGTTGTGATAAAGCCAGAGGATGAAAAACTGCTTGCTGGTATTGTCACTGAGAGAG ATTATCTACGGAAAATTATTGTGCAAGGAAAATCTTCCACATCAACAAGAGTCGGGGAAATAATGACTGATGAG AACAAACTCATTTCTGTGACTTCAGATACAAACATTCTAAAAGCTATGCAGCTAATGATAG ACCATCATATTCGTCACATGCCAGTAATTGACAAGAAGGTAGTTGGCATGATCTCAATCGTAGATGTCGTTCGAACAATAGTAGAACAGCAACAAGCAGAAGTGAAGCATCTGAATGAGTATATCAAAGGCAATTATTAA
- the LOC135605016 gene encoding transcription factor LAF1-like produces MVASKNCLVMGCKACEKPKVSYKKGLWSPDEDQRLRDFILKHGHGCWSSVPARAGLQRNGKSCRLRWINYLRPGLKHSDFTPEEERIVMKLHTLLGNKWSQIAMHLPGRTDNEVKNHWNTHLKKKLVKIEGSSSHASMTKSLESDSQCPKLEKLIDENSNQISLSESSDSLKSVSPTPCQSIHVTNHAPFPKILFADWLPMFSGNDQSSSAPESDRVNCQQESTLNSEVLSPKLMQFDTIFTEVFLHGFEDASICGGFKLQFEPVEQFFGFHDQAYTGLELNHDMFVNL; encoded by the exons ATGGTGGCTTCTAAGAATTGCCTTGTAATGGGGTGCAAGGCTTGTGAGAAGCCAAAGGTTAGTTATAAGAAAGGGCTGTGGTCACCAGATGAGGACCAGAGGCTGAGGGACTTTATCCTTAAGCATGGCCATGGTTGCTGGAGTTCAGTTCCTGCCAGAGCTG GCCTGCAACGAAATGGAAAGAGCTGCAGATTGAGGTGGATCAATTACCTGAGGCCAGGACTAAAGCACAGTGATTTTACTCCTGAAGAGGAGAGAATAGTTATGAAACTTCACACCCTTTTGGGCAATAA GTGGTCTCAAATAGCAATGCATCTACCAGGAAGAACTGATAATGAAGTAAAGAACCATTGGAACACCCATCTCAAGAAGAAACTGGTAAAGATCGAAGGATCAAGCTCACATGCCTCCATGACCAAATCTCTAGAATCAGACAGCCAGTGTCCAAAACTGGAAAAATTAATAGATGAGAACAGTAACCAAATCTCACTTTCAGAATCCTCAGATTCATTGAAATCAGTGTCCCCAACACCATGCCAATCAATACATGTTACCAACCATGCCCCCTTCCCTAAAATCCTATTTGCAGATTGGTTACCAATGTTCAGTGGCAATGACCAGAGCTCATCAGCTCCAGAATCTGATAGAGTGAACTGCCAACAGGAATCGACTCTGAACTCTGAGGTTCTTAGTCCCAAACTTATGCAGTTTGACACGATATTTACTGAAGTTTTCCTTCATGGATTTGAAGATGCAAGCATCTGTGGAGGATTTAAGCTACAGTTTGAGCCCGTAGAACAATTTTTTGGTTTCCATGATCAAGCTTACACCGGTTTGGAGCTGAACCATGACATGTTTGTTAATCTGTAG
- the LOC103975791 gene encoding cyclic dof factor 2-like — MSDAKDPAIMLFGTTIPAAPAAPDGEEAEVEEADAETVVLPAEGQEDASKEVTNVDVNDISAAAPDEEDEGSPISSSSLTSSNEEDGKTSIADEKKAVKNTVEDTKTEVDCSGPEKVLKKPDKILPCPRCNSMGTKFCYYNNYNVNQPRHFCKNCQRYWTAGGTMRNVPFGAGRRKRKHLASQGHNLVTPSNGLQSAQLETLDLTHQRALPCVPATPSQPLIGNGTIHKFGQEVPLCEPMATVLNIRKQGGHADSGSTICQESREEPSRASSAAASNILENGSAENAIHKQQSGMHVYCNGLAPLTQLQCYPESSWSYPWRPAWSNVAAMEAGRCSSEYPCRPGNGYPNPIPSSPRAMMAATLPFFLMPTPFWGFTTWSNGTWNIPWVGSNSGFKSSSSSSSGSGCSGNDSPMLGKHSRGATLQSEEKMEKSIWVPKTLRIDDPEEAAKSSIWAALGIRPGIGGVFQSKAENKAHKSDAAHVLHANPAALSRSLSFQENT, encoded by the exons ATGTCCGATGCCAAGGACCCGGCGATCATGCTCTTCGGCACCACCATCCCCGCGGCGCCCGCCGCTCCGGATGGGGAAGAGGCCGAGGTCGAGGAGGCGGACGCGGAGACCGTCGTGTTACCGGCGGAGGGCCAGGAG GATGCATCTAAAGAAGTAACAAATGTGGACGTCAATGATATTTCAGCTGCAGCACCTGATGAAGAGGATGAAGGTTCACCAATTAGTTCATCTAGTTTGACCAGTAGCAATGAAGAAGACGGTAAAACATCCATTGCAGATGAAAAGAAAGCAGTAAAAAATACAGTGGAAGACACCAAGACTGAGGTTGATTGCTCTGGACCAGAAAAGGTCCTCAAGAAGCCGGATAAAATTCTACCATGTCCTCGCTGTAATAGTATGGGCACCAAATTCTGCTATTATAACAACTATAATGTTAATCAGCCTAGACACTTCTGCAAGAATTGTCAGAGATATTGGACTGCTGGAGGAACAATGAGGAATGTCCCTTTTGGTGCTGGTAGGCGCAAGAGGAAGCATTTGGCATCACAAGGTCATAACTTAGTTACTCCATCAAATGGATTACAATCTGCTCAACTAGAGACTCTTGACTTGACTCATCAGCGAGCTCTCCCATGTGTGCCTGCAACCCCTTCACAACCTCTGATTGGAAATGGGACCATCCATAAATTTGGTCAAGAAGTCCCTCTCTGTGAGCCCATGGCCACTGTGCTCAATATCAGAAAGCAAGGCGGACATGCTGATTCTGGCTCCACAATATGTCAAGAAAGCAGGGAGGAACCTTCCCGTGCATCTTCTGCAGCAGCCTCCAATATTTTGGAAAATGGATCTGCTGAAAATGCAATTCACAAGCAGCAAAGTGGCATGCATGTTTACTGTAATGGTCTTGCACCTCTGACTCAGTTGCAGTGTTATCCTGAGTCCTCCTGGTCTTACCCATGGAGACCAGCTTGGAGCAATGTTGCTGCCATGGAAGCTGGTAGATGTTCATCTGAATATCCTTGTAGACCAGGGAATGGCTATCCAAATCCGATTCCATCGAGTCCCAGAGCAATGATGGCGGCAACACTTCCTTTCTTTCTCATGCCAACTCCATTTTGGGGCTTCACCACTTGGTCCAATGGAACGTGGAATATACCATGGGTTGGATCTAATAGTGGATTCAAATCCTCATCATCTTCTTCAAGCGGTAGTGGTTGTTCAGGAAATGACTCTCCGATGTTGGGTAAGCATTCTAGAGGTGCTACTTTACAGAGTGAGGAGAAGATGGAGAAGTCTATATGGGTTCCTAAGACTCTTAGGATAGATGATCCCGAGGAGGCTGCAAAGAGTTCAATATGGGCTGCCCTAGGTATCAGGCCTGGTATAGGAGGTGTCTTCCAGTCCAAGGCTGAAAACAAGGCGCATAAGTCGGATGCTGCACATGTATTGCATGCAAATCCTGCTGCATTATCCCGATCTCTCTCCTTTCAGGAAAATACATAA
- the LOC135612917 gene encoding actin-depolymerizing factor 1-like isoform X2, giving the protein MANSASGMAVSDECKLKFLELKAKRNFRFIVFKIEEKIQQVKVERLGQPGESYDDLTASLPDDDCRYAVFDFDFITDENCQKSKIFFISWSPDTSRVRNKMLYASSKDRFKRELDGIQVELQATDPSEMSIDIIKGRAL; this is encoded by the exons ATG GCGAATTCGGCGTCGGGAATGGCGGTGAGCGATGAGTGCAAGCTCAAGTTCTTGGAACTCAAGGCCAAGAGGAACTTCCGGTTCATCGTCTTCAAGATCGAGGAGAAGATACAGCAGGTGAAGGTGGAGAGGCTCGGCCAGCCTGGGGAGAGCTACGACGACTTGACGGCATCCCTGCCGGACGACGATTGCCGCTACGCCGTCTTCGACTTCGACTTCATCACCGACGAGAACTGCCAAAAGAGCAAGATCTTCTTCATTTCCTG GTCTCCTGATACCTCGAGGGTGAGGAACAAGATGCTGTATGCCAGTTCCAAGGACAGATTCAAGAGGGAGCTTGATGGCATTCAAGTGGAGCTACAGGCAACCGATCCCAGTGAGATGAGCATCGACATCATAAAAGGAAGAGCTCTATAA